TATTAACAAAATGAATTCAGTCAATTCCAGCGAGCAACAAGCACAAAGCTTTCCCTTAAAGGGTGTCCGTAAAATCAGGACAATGATTGAAGGTTTTGACGAAATCAGTCATGGCGGAATGCCAATTGGTCGTACAACCCTGGCTAGCGGTACATCTGGAACGGGAAAAACCTTATTAGCCGTTCAATTTCTCTACAATGGAATTAAAGACTTTGGCGATCCTGGTATTTTTGTAACCTTTGAAGAATCTCCCACAGATATTATTACAAATGCCTGTAGTTTTGGTTGGGATTTACAAGAATTAATCGATCGCGGAAAATTATTTATTTTGGACGCATCCCCCGATCCTGAAGGACAAGAAGTGGTGGGAAACTTCGATCTTTCTGCATTAATCGAGCGAATTCAATACGCCATTCGGAAGTATAAAGCCAAGCGAGTTTCAATTGATTCTGTCACCGCAGTCTTTCAACAATACGAAGGTGCTTCTGTCGTTCGCAGAGAAATCTTTCGCCTAGTCGCTCGCCTCAAACAAATTGGCGTAACCTCGATTATGACCACAGAAAGAGTCGATGAATACGGTCCTGTTGCGCGCTATGGCGTTGAAGAATTTGTATCGGATAACGTTATTATTCTTCGCAACGTTTTAGAAGGAGAACGACGGCGACGCACGATGGAAATCCTCAAATTACGAGGAACAACCCACATGAAAGGAGAATATCCTTTCACCCTGACGAAAAACGGCATTAATATCTTCCCATTAGGCGCAATGCGCTTAACGCAACGATCGTCCAATGCACGCAGTTCTTCCGGCGTTAAAACCCTAGATGA
The Lusitaniella coriacea LEGE 07157 DNA segment above includes these coding regions:
- the kaiC gene encoding circadian clock protein KaiC, which encodes MNSVNSSEQQAQSFPLKGVRKIRTMIEGFDEISHGGMPIGRTTLASGTSGTGKTLLAVQFLYNGIKDFGDPGIFVTFEESPTDIITNACSFGWDLQELIDRGKLFILDASPDPEGQEVVGNFDLSALIERIQYAIRKYKAKRVSIDSVTAVFQQYEGASVVRREIFRLVARLKQIGVTSIMTTERVDEYGPVARYGVEEFVSDNVIILRNVLEGERRRRTMEILKLRGTTHMKGEYPFTLTKNGINIFPLGAMRLTQRSSNARSSSGVKTLDEMCGGGFFKDSIILATGATGTGKTLLVSKFLQEGCKQGERAILFAYEESRAQLARNANSWGVDFEEMEKKGLLKVICSYPESAGLEDHLQIIKSEIEEFKPSRIAIDSLSALARGVTNNAFRQFVIGVTGYAKQEEITGFFTNTTDQFMGSHSITESHISTITDTIIMLQYVEIRGEMSRAINVFKMRGSWHDKGIREYTISSEGPDIKDSFRHYERIISGSPTRIAVDEKSELSRIVRGVKDKAQDI